Sequence from the Streptomyces mobaraensis NBRC 13819 = DSM 40847 genome:
GGCTTCGCCGCTCGTCCTCAAACGCCGGACGGGCTGAATATCAGCCCGTCCGGCGCTTGAGGACAACCGCGCGGAGCGCGGTTTCGGGGGTGCGGGGGCCGGCCCCCGCAAGAAACGGTGAAAGGGCGGGATCGGGGCACCAGCCGCCCGCAGGGCTAAAGCGCGGCAGCGCCCCGCTCCTGCAGCGCCTTCCCGTACTGCTGCAGCACCCACAACTCGTTCTGCACCGCAGCGAGATGATCCGGCGCCGACTGCGCGCCGAGCCGCACCAGACTCCCCTGCACCTCCTTCACCCGCCGCTCCACGGCCCGCAGCCGCACCTGGACCAGCTGCTGCCCGGCGTAGACCTCGTCCACCGTCTTGGCGTGGATCGCCTCGACGGCCAGCTCGGTGATCATGGAGCGGACGGTGTCGTCGGGGGCGGCGTCGCGGACGCGGGTGAGGTAGTCGGCGTCGGCCAGGGCGACGCCGCCGGCCTGCTCGATCGCGCGGCGGACGACGGCGTAGGGCGGGGCGGTGAACTCGTCCTCGCCGTAGGCGTCGAAGGCGGGGGCGACCAGCTCGGGCCGCTGGAGGGCGAGCTTGAGGAGCTCGCGCTCGGTGCGGTGGGCGGGGCTGCGCAGGTTGAGGGCGGGCCCGCGCGGGCCGGGGGGCGCGGCCGGTCCGGCCGGCTGGGCGGGGGCCGCCGCGCGGGGGGACGGCCGGCCCCGGCCGCCGTCGCCGCGCGACTCCCGCTCCCGCGCCCACCGCGCCAGCTGCCCCACCCGCATCACGACGAACTGCGTGTCGAGGATCCCCAGCAGCCCGGCCAGCCGCACGGCGTACTGGTGCCGGATGGAGCTGTCCTTGATGTGGGCGACGATCGGGGCGGCCTCCTCCAGGGCCGCCGCCTGGCCCTCGGGAGTGTCCACGTCGTGCCGGGCGACGACGGAGCGGAGGGCGAACTCGAAGAGGGGCGTGCTCTCCTCGATGAGCTGCCGGACCGCGTCGTCGCCCTTGTCGAGCCGGAGGTCGCAGGGGTCCATGCCGCCGGGCGAGACGGCGATGTTGGTGTGCGCGGCGAACTTCTGGTCGTCCTCGAAGGCGCGCAGGGCGGCCCGCTGCCCGGCCGCGTCCCCGTCGAAGGTGAAGATCACCTTGGCGCGGGAGTTGTCCATCAGCAGCCGGCGGAGGATCTTGACGTGCTCGCCGCCGAAGGCGGTGCCGCAGGTGGCGATGGCGGTGGTGACGCCGGCCAGGTGGCAGGCCATCACGTCGGTGTAGCCCTCGACGACGACCGCGCGGTTGCCCTTGGCGATGTCCTTCTTGGCGAGGTCGATGCCGTAGAGGACGTGGGACTTGCGGTAGATGGGCGTCTCGGGGGTGTTGAGGTACTTGGGGCCGTTGTCGTCGTCGCGGAGCTTGCGGGCGCCGAAGCCGACGACGTCGCCGGTGATGTCGCGGATGGGCCACATCAGCCGGCCGCGGAAGCGGTCGATGGGGCCGCGCCGGCCGTCCTGGGAGAGGCCGGAGAGGATCAGCTCCTTGTCGGTGAAGCCGCGGCCGCGCAGGAACCGGGTGAGGTGGTCCCAGCCGGCCGGGCTGTAGCCGACGCCGAAGTGCCGGGCCGCGGCCTGGTCGAAGCCGCGCCCGGCCAGGAAGGCCCGGCCGATCTCGGCCTCGGCGCCGTCGAGCTGCTCGGCGTAGAACTTCGCCGCGACCTTGTGCGCCTCGACCAGCCGGGTGCGCTCGCCCTGCTGGCGGCCGGGCGTGTAGCCGCCCTCCTCGTAGCGCAG
This genomic interval carries:
- the dnaG gene encoding DNA primase, with amino-acid sequence MAGRINDDDVKAVRDAVPIDAVVSEYLQLRNAGGGNLKGLCPFHDEKSPSFHVSPSKGLYHCFGCQEGGDTVDFVMKVDHLSFTETIERLAAQAGITLRYEEGGYTPGRQQGERTRLVEAHKVAAKFYAEQLDGAEAEIGRAFLAGRGFDQAAARHFGVGYSPAGWDHLTRFLRGRGFTDKELILSGLSQDGRRGPIDRFRGRLMWPIRDITGDVVGFGARKLRDDDNGPKYLNTPETPIYRKSHVLYGIDLAKKDIAKGNRAVVVEGYTDVMACHLAGVTTAIATCGTAFGGEHVKILRRLLMDNSRAKVIFTFDGDAAGQRAALRAFEDDQKFAAHTNIAVSPGGMDPCDLRLDKGDDAVRQLIEESTPLFEFALRSVVARHDVDTPEGQAAALEEAAPIVAHIKDSSIRHQYAVRLAGLLGILDTQFVVMRVGQLARWARERESRGDGGRGRPSPRAAAPAQPAGPAAPPGPRGPALNLRSPAHRTERELLKLALQRPELVAPAFDAYGEDEFTAPPYAVVRRAIEQAGGVALADADYLTRVRDAAPDDTVRSMITELAVEAIHAKTVDEVYAGQQLVQVRLRAVERRVKEVQGSLVRLGAQSAPDHLAAVQNELWVLQQYGKALQERGAAAL